From Rhodopseudomonas palustris, a single genomic window includes:
- a CDS encoding TetR/AcrR family transcriptional regulator yields MSTDTTRSAILIAAERLYAERGFGDVTLRDIVAAAGVNLAAVNYHFGSKDELIAELFVTRSIVTNRARLNELKAAEAAGGGRAPIEAVLRALIAPSLRGCLGPDSQRSDAARFMIRASIETIPPIRKIKNREVDHLRKFAAAMRRSLPGKPDAEIYWGLHFALAMAQQTVRDSERLLRLSEGICDLDDVDGVIDRVVAVASLALKMGMTGDAEAATAEKSEARKR; encoded by the coding sequence ATGTCGACCGACACCACACGCAGCGCCATCCTGATCGCCGCCGAGCGGCTTTACGCCGAGCGCGGCTTCGGCGACGTCACATTGCGCGACATCGTCGCCGCGGCCGGAGTCAACCTCGCCGCGGTGAACTATCACTTCGGCTCCAAGGACGAACTGATCGCCGAGCTGTTCGTGACGCGTTCGATCGTCACTAATCGCGCGCGGCTGAACGAGCTGAAAGCCGCCGAAGCCGCCGGCGGCGGCCGGGCACCCATCGAAGCGGTGCTGCGCGCGCTGATCGCTCCTTCGTTGCGTGGCTGTCTCGGCCCCGACAGCCAGCGCTCCGACGCCGCGCGGTTCATGATCCGCGCCTCGATCGAGACCATCCCGCCGATCCGCAAGATCAAGAATCGCGAAGTCGATCACTTGCGCAAATTTGCAGCCGCGATGCGGCGCTCCCTGCCCGGCAAGCCGGACGCCGAGATCTATTGGGGCCTGCACTTCGCCCTCGCAATGGCGCAGCAGACGGTGCGCGACAGCGAGCGCCTGCTGCGGCTGTCGGAAGGCATCTGCGACCTCGACGATGTCGACGGCGTGATCGACCGCGTCGTGGCGGTGGCGTCGCTGGCGCTGAAGATGGGCATGACCGGCGACGCCGAGGCTGCCACCGCTGAAAAGTCCGAGGCGCGGAAGCGCTGA